A region from the Triticum aestivum cultivar Chinese Spring chromosome 3D, IWGSC CS RefSeq v2.1, whole genome shotgun sequence genome encodes:
- the LOC123079950 gene encoding dnaJ protein homolog 1, whose amino-acid sequence MVNPPELYHRILDVPRGTSSQGLRAAYKGLARKWHPDKHPPASKPEAEARFKAITEAYEALLDQQENRAVFGVCNDDRAAEMFGTFGAGGGGGGARMARTRSDDFCMRSAPATPAREFTKVYSSGNTGGRRAFAEFSSSIMRKAPPLERALECTLEELCRGCKKQVKFTRDVVTKNGSIVKKEVTQAIMVKPGWRKGHKVTLDGMGDERPGCLPADAVFTVAEKKHSMFKRVGDDLVLKAKVPLVNALTGWSFSFRLLSGKKVSCKFDDEVICPGYEKVIKGEGMPIAEQRGARGDLRVKLEIVFPEQLTDEQRAGLAEILKDCT is encoded by the exons ATGGTGAACCCGCCGGAGCTCTACCACCGGATCCTCGACGTCCCCAGGGGCACCTCGTCGCAGGGGCTCCGCGCCGCGTACAAGGGCCTCGCCAGGAAATGGCACCCCGACAAGCACCCGCCGGCCTCCAAGCCCGAGGCCGAGGCGCGCTTCAAGGCCATCACCGAGGCCTACGAG GCGCTCCTGGACCAGCAGGAGAACAGGGCGGTGTTCGGGGTGTGCAACGACGATCGGGCGGCCGAGATGTTCGGGACGTTCGGcgcgggcgggggcgggggcggcgcgcgCATGGCGAGGACGCGCAGCGACGACTTCTGCATGCGGAGCGCGCCCGCCACGCCGGCCAGGGAGTTCACCAAGGTCTACAGCTCCGGCAACACGGGCGGGCGCCGCGCCTTCGCCGAGTTCTCCAGCTCCATCATGCGCAAGGCGCCGCCGCTGGAGCGCGCCCTCGAGTGCACGCTGGAGGAGCTCTGCCGCGGCTGCAAGAAGCAGGTCAAGTTCACCCGCGACGTCGTCACCAAGAACGG GTCAATAGTTAAGAAGGAGGTGACCCAGGCGATCATGGTGAAGCCGGGGTGGAGGAAGGGGCACAAGGTCACCTTGGACGGCATGGGGGACGAGAGGCCGGGGTGCCTGCCGGCCGACGCCGTCTTCACCGTGGCCGAGAAGAAGCACTCGATGTTCAAGAGGGTGGGCGACGACCTGGTGCTCAAGGCCAAGGTGCCGCTGGTGAACGCGCTCACCGGCTGGTCCTTCTCATTCAGGCTCCTGAGCGGCAAGAAGGTGAGCTGCAAGTTCGACGACGAGGTCATCTGCCCGGGGTACGAGAAGGTGATCAAAGGCGAAGGGATGCCGATCGCCGAGCAGAGAGGCGCGCGGGGCGACCTACGGGTGAAGCTCGAGATCGTCTTCCCGGAGCAGCTCACCGACGAGCAGCGTGCCGGCCTCGCTGAGATCCTGAAGGACTGCACCTGA
- the LOC123079949 gene encoding glycosyltransferase BC10-like: MKGGVVDDLRVMFTRKESSTCLARSVMFLVIFAVGVIAGLWTATGPRTQYTRTYNNIVFPSTTTTVYAEAGAEAEAGFAEFVAPTRLMHDMTDDQLFWRASMVPVAAEYPFNRVPKVAFMFLTGRGELPLAPLWERFFRGNEDRFSVYVHAPPGMTVNVSTDSPFYGRQIPSQETAWGSISLMDAEKRLLANALLDFSNERFVLLSESCIPLHSFRAVYDYLIGSRHSFVEVYFQQTKQCQGRYSRRMAPAIRLPQWRKGSQWFELSRDLAIDVLADTKYYPLFRRHCRPSCYPDEHYLPTTVNMLHGARNANRTVTYVDWSKGGAHPAKYTAGNVTAAAIQGIRRRRWRNDRPCYYNQRPTSMCFLFARKFAPDTLGPLLNMSSAVMGY; the protein is encoded by the exons ATGAAGGGCGGGGTCGTCGACGACTTGAGGGTTATGTTCACCAGGAAGGAGTCCTCCACCTGCCTCGCCAGGTCAGTGATGTTCCTCGTGATCTTCGCGGTCGGCGTGATCGCCGGCCTCTGGACGGCCACCGGGCCGCGCACCCAGTACACCAGGACCTACAACAACATCGTCTTCCCCAGCACCACCACCACTGTCTATGCTGAGGCCGGCGCCGAGGCGGAGGCCGGCTTCGCGGAGTTCGTGGCCCCGACGCGGCTCATGCACGACATGACGGACGACCAGCTCTTCTGGCGCGCCTCCATGGTGCCGGTGGCCGCCGAGTACCCGTTCAACCGCGTGCCCAAGGTGGCCTTCATGTTCCTCACCGGCCGCGGCGAGCTGCCGCTCGCCCCGCTCTGGGAGCGCTTCTTCCGCGGCAACGAGGACCGCTTCTCCGTCTACGTCCACGCGCCGCCGGGAATGACCGTCAACGTCTCCACCGACTCGCCCTTCTACGGCCGCCAAATCCCAAGCCAG GAGACGGCGTGGGGGTCGATATCGCTGATGGACGCGGAGAAGCGGCTGCTGGCGAACGCGCTGCTGGACTTCTCCAACGAGCGCTTCGTGCTGCTCTCGGAGAGCTGCATCCCGCTGCACAGCTTCCGGGCGGTCTACGACTACCTCATCGGCTCACGGCACAGCTTCGTGGAGGTCTACTTCCAGCAGACGAAGCAGTGCCAGGGCCGGTACAGCCGCCGCATGGCGCCGGCGATCAGGCTGCCGCAGTGGAGGAAGGGCTCCCAGTGGTTCGAGCTCAGCCGCGACCTGGCCATCGACGTCCTCGCCGACACCAAGTACTACCCGCTCTTCCGGCGGCACTGCCGGCCGTCGTGCTACCCGGACGAGCACTACCTCCCGACCACCGTGAACATGCTGCACGGCGCCAGGAACGCCAACCGCACGGTGACGTACGTCGACTGGTCCAAGGGCGGCGCGCACCCGGCCAAGTACACGGCCGGGAACGTGACGGCGGCGGCGATCCAGGGCataaggaggaggaggtggaggaacgaCAGGCCCTGCTATTACAACCAGAGGCCGACGTCCATGTGCTTCCTGTTCGCCAGGAAGTTCGCGCCCGACACGCTCGGGCCCCTGCTCAACATGTCGTCGGCGGTCATGGGGTACTAG